The segment aattatttataattttaattatttaaaaattaatcagtctaatacaaattataatttttgtcaaGCCGAAATAAGAGTTCGGTACTTGACTTTTGTGCAAAATcgaggaaaaaagaaaatgtcagggcaattttgattttcaaaaaagttgggaaaaaagcaaaagcaatgtggaataaaactaaattgaaatccaaaatattttcggAATGATAATTCGAATACTTAAGGAATACTTGCATGAATCCATTATTGTCAGTCCAATAAGATCACGCATGAGCAGAAAGCGAAAAGGATGGGACGACAATGCAACTGTCCAGTAACTCTAACAAATATTTGCCATTGTTTGAACAGTGCATTTCTCTTGATGCACATGCATGCTTAATTGCACTACAGTGACAATACTGACTTAAGGTAAATGCTGCTTTAGATAAAAATGACCCCTCTACTTCAAAGGAAATATGATAGTAAATAAATCTATAGCTTCTACTTCCaaagttaaaagagaaaaatctttttgcTTCTTCAATTATTTCCCCTATCATTTAAACACACTTTCTGTGTAGGAACGAACCATGTTCCTATCAAATATATCACCTGAATTTCAGTTTCTAATCAATTAATAGCacatttatcaaaaagaaaaacatgtcATTAGCCAAAGAGAGTGTCATTTTATAACCAGTGTTTTTCTCTTTCTTCATAAACTTGATTTTACTGGTGTGACAATACTATCTAAATGTTGCCATTACTTTAAATGGAAGTGCCATATATTATCTCTTTGctacaaggaaaaatataatttagatatgTTTAATATCTATAGATTGTATCTTCTCTTGATTCCTAAACTACTGTGAAGCTTACTTTTTCTAGATCAGTTGTTTCTCCTGTCATCTGACCTCTCCTCAAAGTAGAAACAAACCATGTCTACATAAAATATACTacgtaaatttaaatttgtaacataaaatacaattaaaaggaaaaatgtatCAATGACCTGTGGCTTgttaaataatgcaatatttcaaCCATGTTTTTATGACTTAATCTGATTCTATTACGGGATTGTCTTCAAATAacgtacagtacactcccgagtatccggcgtAATGAAGCAGATGggtaggccggataacaaaaaagccggataagcCGGAGttgtaagaaattatttctctgcccaccaataccagatgacaaagtttttataccaaaactcagtCATAATACGTATTTCCCCACTTCTTTTTGAGTACTAAGTCCTCCGTTTATCTCAAGCCAAGTAGAATGTGAACGCatcccggtgaatcatagaagcagttgctggTTTTTGCTGTTACACCAGAGTCTAGTCGCTGCATAAAGCATAATTTCTTCTCCACGGTcactttttcttcatttatcaCCCATCTTGAAATTTTCACTGTGGCACatctaaaaaaaaagcattaagtaTACCCCAAGagcaatttacgaatactgtacgtaCTGTGCAGATATAATCAAAAACAGTGGCAACAAATGAGGCCCGTTAcccactgacgaaacaatgaacagaACGCTTCTTTTTTTCCTGTCAATTTACATTTTGCACATGACACGTAAGAGGATCGTAGCCAGCTTCCAATGACTTGGCAATGTTCACAATGCAATCAATGCCTTCCTTGCCTTCTTCTTTTAATAACGTCAACATAATATTAGGCCCGATAACCGATTGCTCGGGAATGTAATGTACTTAAAATCATTCGgcaaattcaaaaatgcagtcgGTGTGAGAGGATCGTAGACCGCTTCCAATGACTTGGCAATGTTTACAATGCAATCAATGCCTTCCttgcctttttcttttaattacgtCAACATAATATTAGGCCAGATAGTACGGAAGCCAGGtaaccggatactcgggaatgtATTGTACTTAAAAATCATTCGgcaaattcaaaaatgcagtcgGTGTGAGAGAGGATCGTAGCCAGCTTCCAATGACTTGGCAATGTTCACAATGCAATCAATGCCTTGCCTTCTTCATTTAATAACGTCAACATAATATTAGGCCAGATAGTACGGAAGCCAGAtaaccggatactcgggaatgtactgtaattaaaaaatcattcggTAAATTCAAAAATGCTATCGGCGTAAGCGGATCGTAGCCTGCTTCCAATGACCTGGCTATGTTCACAATGCAATCAATGCCTTGCCTTCTTCTTTTAATTACGTCAACATAATATTAGACCAGATGATACTGAAGCCAGAtaaccggatactcgggaatgtactgtactttaaaatcatttcttccaaaaattcttAATATCGGGGATAGTTcttcaaaaattgttataaaaataaccaCTTTTTAGTTAGACCCCACCTAAAGCTTATATCTGGAACCAGTGAGGTAAGTATAAGTTGACAGGACTGTAAACATTCCAAGGATCTTATGATTGTAAAGAACCCCACTGGAACTGTTGCAATAATATAGACAATTATATTAATCTAGAACTGAAAAATGGACGCCACACTATCTAATTAGGGGAactaatattatttgtaataataaataatttatttatattttcacagCCAGGGATCCCGACGGAATCATACAACCTAATGTAATGTTCTACACCAGACCTCCGACCAGAGACCAAGCGTCCGCTGCAATTGTCGCACGAGCACTCCCACCAATGACTGCAAAGGATCGTCTGACAACTCCGATCATGCCTTTGAATCCCGCGTACCAACCATCCCAGCCAGTCACCGTCACCAGCTCGACGTCAACTACTGTCATCAACAGTAACGAATTGACATTACCGCCTGGATACGTCGTGAACAGAGATGTGAAATACTGTTGAAGAGAAATTTGGTGGCGCCATCTACAGTTTGAAATATGAGCTGATTCTGGTTTCCATTATTTGTCAATATATATCTAGCACGTTCGTTGCCGTGATTTACGCCTGTGATTCAGATAATCTATCTAATTAGAAGAACCTTTTTGCTATCACTGAACTGTAGTAGAAATAGGGTCATCTAATTAAATAGCTCgtgtgaattaattaaacagtgGGGGCGAATCACAGGTGAGTCACTCAGCAGCCAACGTATTTAAGTTCTAAATTTTGAATGTCtggtggaaaataaaattaatattaaagtacaaatatattcataattcaaaaagattttgattCCTTGAATGtgaataatgcttacatatttcCCAAAGAGTAGTtaaattttgttatcattttattgttgacattttaatgttttttttctgacaattgcttttttttttttttttttgtctattgatttttaaaacgttttgaaCCTTTGGATAAGTGGGTCGTCATCAAAAGCCAATATAAAATAACATCCAGAAAAAACACGAAAACACTGTCTCgtttcttaaaatatgttatacCAATGATCGCACAGATTAAAACTACAATggaaccaaaataaaaatatatataaaacaattttatacttatgataaatatttgttactaatatttgtcttttaaaggacagtaaatatataatttttgaatcagaaggcagtttcgaaaaTAGAGAAgacaatttgcatttttaaattgaaatattttttcacagtgctaatatactattaagattctgatagggatttccgaCACATGTCGGAAGCAAGAGAAACacagggattttttaaaaaggaatttgtttagatcagcaatttttagCCTTTCACTCGGAACGTGAGAAccgctgactaaagcattttacaaagcttctctcgaattaattaaaaagtggaatggaatcaggaaataagagaatattttagaataactttGATATGAACTAAATTACGATGAAACTTTGGGAATTAAAAttagagtttaatatatatatatatatatatgtatgtaacattatttgttgtgaagcatgatgcagtttgaagacagtgaagatacttttaatttttgtgacgtcgttttatttcattttgaagaagcaagcatatgtacaagcgatgagcacacagagcgacacagaaacggaatgaggaaaaagctcttggacattttaccCTTGGTGTTATATAACTTATgatgatagggaaaatatttcttttaagtgcTAATGTATAATgtatttcgatagggattttcgttatacacgtggacaaggtaggggaaacacagggagattttaaaaaagaa is part of the Argiope bruennichi chromosome 10, qqArgBrue1.1, whole genome shotgun sequence genome and harbors:
- the LOC129989107 gene encoding uncharacterized protein LOC129989107 — its product is MFMTLLMVCVLCCCKNRKNDTSTVLGRILLSLPPTLFTTRDPDGIIQPNVMFYTRPPTRDQASAAIVARALPPMTAKDRLTTPIMPLNPAYQPSQPVTVTSSTSTTVINSNELTLPPGYVVNRDVKYC